Below is a genomic region from Anaerolineae bacterium.
TCCGCGCCGGCGGGGGCAGGATGCGCGCCAACCCCTCGGCCTGCCGCGCTCCCGCCTCCGCATCCGCCGGCGCCCACCCCTCCCAGGCGGTCAATGGATAGACCTCTGCCGGCTTGATGCTCACATCATCCGCCTCCAGTTCCTGCAGGAAGGCCCCCAACCGCTCGATCTCTCCCGGGAGCGCTTCCTTCCAACCGACCATGACGTAGACATGGGAGCGAACGCCGGCATGCCGACAGCCGGCCACTGCCTGGCGCGCCGCCTCCACATACATCTCCGCCTGCGAAGCGTCAGCGACGCGGCCCAACGCGGCCAGCCGCGCCGGCTCCACGCTTTCCAGGCCGATCTTGGCACGCGCACAGCCGGCGCGTCCCATCAGCCGCACCAGCTCCGGGTCGAAATGCTCCGGCCGCGATTCGCACTCCCAGCTCACACGCACATGCTCGCGCAGGATGACCTCGCAGATGCCGGCGGCGCGGCCGCGATCCCGCCCGAACACCGCGTCGCGGAACATAACCCGCGGCGGTGCGAACCGCTCCGCCAGCCAGCGCAGTTCCTCCAGCACCCGCGCCGGCCCCCATGCCCGGAACCTGCGGCCCCACCCCACCACGTACGGGCAGTAGACACAGGACAGATCGCACCCGCGGGTGCTCAGCACGCTGAGGAAGCCGTAGCGCCTCCAAGGCGTCAGCTCCCACGCCGGCGGAGGCAGGGACTCGATATCCCGGAGGTAGCTTTCGGCATCGTACTGCCGGGGGGCCAGCTCCACCGCCGGCACGACCGGCGCCGGCCCCTGCGCCAGGGGCCGGACCCGCTCGAGGGCCGCCGGCAGGGCCTGTTCTGGCTCCCCCACCAGCACCATATCGGCCGCGCCGGCGGCGCTCCGGGCGAAATCCTCATGCCGCAGGATGGTACCGACGACGATCAGCGGAACGCCGGGGAAGCGGGCGCGCGCCGCCCGGCAGAAGGCCAGGTCCGCCTCCCACGCCGGCCAGCACACCTGCACCACCAGATATCCCGGGTCCCAGCCGGCGGCTCGCTCCAGGGCCTCGCGGGGGCTGAGCCGCTCCGCCGCCGCATCGAGGATGGCGGGGAGATAGCCGGCGGCCTTCAGTATCGCCGCACAGGTGGCCAGCGTGTGAGGCGGGTAGAGGAAGGCCCCCTCCCGCGGGTACTGATTGCCGAAGCCGGCGGCCCCTTCCCGGTTCACCGTCGTGCCGGGCAGGGCCGGCGGTTGAATCAGCAGCACCTTTGCTTTGTTCATGACCCTCCCTTCAGTCGGTAGACCACCGTCAGCCCCTGCGCGCTGTGGTGGATCAGCAGGGGTTCCAGCTCCGCCGGCGCCTGGTCCGGGTCGCCCAGAAAGGCCAGTTGCGGCCGCATCACTTCGAACTCATGCTGATTGACCACCAGGTAATCCACACGGTTCTCCCGCGCGAAGCGCAGTACCTCGGCATAGCTGGCGTGGGGGAAGGGCACCCAGAAGCGCTCGGCATGGATGGCGACGATGGCCCCGCGCGACATGACCCGTGCGTCCGGCGCGCTGTTTGTTTTGAGCCATTCCCCCACCTCTTTATAGTAGAAATGCTGATAGGCCAGGCCGTCCCGTACGGCCGCCGGCTGTATCGCCAGGTAATAGGCGCAGATGAGCACCGCGCCCACCGTCAGCACGCCGCGCGCCCAGCGGTCCGCCTTCTCCGGCCGCATCCACTGCGCCAACGTCTCGCCGGCCCAGCGGGAGAACTCCACCAGCCCGCGGCCGGCCCATACCAACAGCACGATCAACGCTCCCAGGTAAAAGCGTAACTGATTCGTGAATATTACCAGCGCCGCTGAGGTGACCAGCACCTGCGCCAAGAGATAGAGTTCCTGGCGGAGCCGCCGTCCGCTCCAGCCGGCGCGGAACAACCCCAATCCGATGAAGGGCAGGAGGAAGAACGGCAGTACCCGCTTGGACAGGAAAATGCTGTCCAGCTCCCGCAGGTCCTGCACGGTATGTCGGACGAAGGTCAGCGGGTCGTTCAGGAATTCCCCCAGCAGGCTGTGGCGGGTGAACTTTTCGGCGGAATGGTACATGACCTCGTGACCGGAAGAATCCAGCGCCCAGCTCATGCGGTCAAATTCCACGTAATTCCCTTCCGCGAGGGTGAGCTGTTGGACATACGCCATCCAGGACTTGCCTGTCAACGTCCAGTAGCCCAGATGCCGGCGGAGATACAGGAGATACGGGAACGCGACCACCAGAAAGCCGGCCAGCAGGATGCCTATGCCGGCCAGTGAGCGGCGCGCCGGCCTGCGCTCGACGATAAAGACCACGCCCAGAAAAACGGCCGTGACCGCCAGCCACAGCCACCCTTCCGGGCGGGTCAGGTAGGCCAGGCCGAACAGCACGCCGGCCAGCGCATAGGCCGGCCAGCGTCCCTCCTCCATGGCGACCACACTGATATATATGGCCCAGAACAGGAGGCAGAAATACAGCGGTTCGGTCATACTGCCGTAGAAAAAGGTGTACGAGATCAGCGCCGGCGAAACGGCGATCAGGGCGGCAGCGACCAGTGCCGTCGGCCGGTCGTAGAGGCGTCGACACAGCAGGTACACCGCCGGCACGGTCAGGGTGCCGAAGAGCACGAAGCAAATCTTGCTGGCCAGCTCCAGGTCGCGCACAGCCAGCCAGACCAACCCGGAGACGATGGGATAGCCCGGCGTGTAGTGCAGTTCCGGCCGGCCGAAAAACTGATACCCCCCGCCGCTCATCAGCGTCCTGCCCAGCCAGAGATAGGCCCCCTCGTCTCCCTGCAGGACATGGTCTTGACGAGCGACGACGGCGCGCAGTAACAGAGCCACTGTGATAATACCGATAAGCGGCCCGTTCCGGGCGAACCAGCCGGCCACGCCGGTACGACTTCGCTGGATCGTCGTTTCCTCGCTCATCCAGCCATCCTCACTTTCGCATGCGCAGGACCACGGTCCGTCCCGCCGGCCCCTCGAAGCCCTGTACCCATTCCAATTCCGCCGGCAGTTGTGCCGCGTCCGCCAGGAACGCCAGATGAGGGCGCATCAGCCGGAACTCCCGCTCATTAATGATCCAGTAATCCACATCGTGGGCGCGCGCATAGCGTAAGACATCATCGTAATCCGCATGGGGGAAGGGCACCCAAAACCTTTCCGCATAAATGGCAGGGATCGCCCCGCGCGACATGACCCGTTCCGCCGGCCGGCTGTGCTCGCCCAACCACAACCCCACATGCTTGTAATAAAAGAGCTTGTTGCCAAGTCCCTCCTGGATAAGCATC
It encodes:
- a CDS encoding radical SAM protein, which produces MNKAKVLLIQPPALPGTTVNREGAAGFGNQYPREGAFLYPPHTLATCAAILKAAGYLPAILDAAAERLSPREALERAAGWDPGYLVVQVCWPAWEADLAFCRAARARFPGVPLIVVGTILRHEDFARSAAGAADMVLVGEPEQALPAALERVRPLAQGPAPVVPAVELAPRQYDAESYLRDIESLPPPAWELTPWRRYGFLSVLSTRGCDLSCVYCPYVVGWGRRFRAWGPARVLEELRWLAERFAPPRVMFRDAVFGRDRGRAAGICEVILREHVRVSWECESRPEHFDPELVRLMGRAGCARAKIGLESVEPARLAALGRVADASQAEMYVEAARQAVAGCRHAGVRSHVYVMVGWKEALPGEIERLGAFLQELEADDVSIKPAEVYPLTAWEGWAPADAEAGARQAEGLARILPPPARKPRGSVLRRAMAVLRRNLG
- a CDS encoding glycosyltransferase family 39 protein, with the translated sequence MSEETTIQRSRTGVAGWFARNGPLIGIITVALLLRAVVARQDHVLQGDEGAYLWLGRTLMSGGGYQFFGRPELHYTPGYPIVSGLVWLAVRDLELASKICFVLFGTLTVPAVYLLCRRLYDRPTALVAAALIAVSPALISYTFFYGSMTEPLYFCLLFWAIYISVVAMEEGRWPAYALAGVLFGLAYLTRPEGWLWLAVTAVFLGVVFIVERRPARRSLAGIGILLAGFLVVAFPYLLYLRRHLGYWTLTGKSWMAYVQQLTLAEGNYVEFDRMSWALDSSGHEVMYHSAEKFTRHSLLGEFLNDPLTFVRHTVQDLRELDSIFLSKRVLPFFLLPFIGLGLFRAGWSGRRLRQELYLLAQVLVTSAALVIFTNQLRFYLGALIVLLVWAGRGLVEFSRWAGETLAQWMRPEKADRWARGVLTVGAVLICAYYLAIQPAAVRDGLAYQHFYYKEVGEWLKTNSAPDARVMSRGAIVAIHAERFWVPFPHASYAEVLRFARENRVDYLVVNQHEFEVMRPQLAFLGDPDQAPAELEPLLIHHSAQGLTVVYRLKGGS